Proteins encoded within one genomic window of Arcobacter sp. F2176:
- the accA gene encoding acetyl-CoA carboxylase carboxyl transferase subunit alpha → MSTYLTFEEKIKAIEEDILVAKSKSDEHAVEILDKKLEKEVEKTFKNLTDYQKLQLARHPDRPYALDYIRGLLTDAYEIHGDRHFNDDNAIICYLGKIGDEKVVVIGEQKGRGTKNKLKRNFGMPSPEGYRKALRAAKIAEKFNLPILMLVDTPGAYPGIGAEERNQSEAIARNLYEFSDLNTITISVVIGEGGSGGALAISVADKLAMMRYSVYAVISPEGCAAILWNDPAQAETAANSLKITAESLKSLDLIDDVINEPLIGAHRSKDEAIKALADYFLTSVKELRDMSQEQRYEKRYQKLMSLGSYSQK, encoded by the coding sequence TCAACTTATTTAACATTTGAAGAAAAAATAAAAGCTATTGAAGAAGATATACTAGTAGCAAAATCAAAGTCAGATGAACATGCAGTTGAAATATTAGATAAAAAGCTAGAAAAAGAAGTTGAAAAAACTTTTAAGAATTTAACTGATTATCAAAAACTTCAATTAGCACGTCATCCAGATAGACCTTATGCCTTAGATTATATTAGAGGTCTTTTAACTGATGCTTATGAAATTCATGGTGATAGGCACTTCAATGATGATAATGCGATAATTTGTTACTTAGGTAAAATTGGTGATGAAAAAGTAGTAGTAATAGGTGAACAAAAAGGTAGAGGTACTAAAAATAAACTAAAAAGAAATTTTGGAATGCCAAGTCCTGAAGGCTACAGAAAAGCACTAAGAGCTGCAAAAATAGCTGAAAAATTTAATTTACCAATTCTTATGTTAGTAGACACTCCGGGTGCATATCCGGGTATTGGAGCAGAAGAGCGAAATCAATCAGAGGCTATTGCTAGAAACTTATATGAATTTTCTGATTTAAATACTATTACAATTTCTGTTGTAATTGGTGAAGGTGGTTCAGGAGGAGCACTAGCTATTTCTGTTGCTGATAAATTAGCAATGATGAGATATTCAGTTTATGCTGTTATTTCTCCTGAAGGTTGTGCTGCAATTCTATGGAATGACCCTGCACAAGCTGAAACTGCTGCAAATTCTTTAAAAATTACTGCTGAATCTTTAAAAAGTCTTGATTTAATTGATGATGTAATAAATGAACCATTAATTGGTGCACATAGGTCAAAAGATGAAGCTATAAAAGCTCTAGCAGATTATTTTTTAACATCAGTAAAAGAGTTAAGAGATATGTCCCAAGAACAAAGATATGAAAAAAGATACCAAAAACTTATGTCATTAGGTAGTTACTCTCAAAAATAA
- a CDS encoding histidine triad nucleotide-binding protein encodes MCIFCKIVNGEIPNKTILEDERFLAFEDINPACKVHALVIPKEHYTSFDVVPPKIMAGMTEFIQKVASKLNLRDDGYRLITNIGDQGGQVVHHLHFHILGGEYVGSLVGEKTKQ; translated from the coding sequence ATGTGCATTTTTTGTAAAATTGTGAATGGGGAAATTCCAAATAAAACTATATTAGAAGATGAAAGATTTTTAGCCTTTGAAGATATAAATCCAGCTTGTAAAGTTCATGCCTTAGTTATACCAAAAGAACATTATACTTCATTTGATGTTGTACCTCCAAAAATAATGGCAGGAATGACTGAATTTATTCAAAAAGTTGCTTCAAAATTAAATCTAAGAGATGATGGATATAGACTTATTACAAATATTGGAGATCAAGGTGGACAAGTTGTACATCACTTGCATTTTCATATTTTAGGTGGAGAATATGTGGGAAGTTTAGTTGGGGAAAAAACCAAACAATAA
- the pheS gene encoding phenylalanine--tRNA ligase subunit alpha — protein MKEWIEKIESADSIETLENLRIEILGKKGFLTKEFARLKDIPNEEKKAFAQNLNTKKIEATSALESKKEILEKIELNKKLEEEKIDVSRFNNKLTCGAVHPVVDTMDKIISYFQNLNFAVEEGPLVEDDFHNFEALNLPKYHPARDMQDTFYNKDYTLLRTHTSPVQIRTMLAQKPPIRMIAPGTVFRRDFDLTHTPMFHQIEGLVVDSSDKISFSNLKHVLEEFLKHMFGNVEVRFRPSFFPFTEPSAEVDISCVFCKGDGCRVCSHTGWLEVLGCGIVDQNVFKAVGYENMSGYAFGLGVERFAMLIHNIGDLRSLFESDLRLLGQFK, from the coding sequence GTGAAAGAGTGGATCGAAAAAATAGAATCTGCTGATTCTATAGAAACCTTAGAAAATCTAAGAATTGAGATACTTGGTAAAAAAGGTTTTTTAACTAAAGAATTTGCAAGATTAAAAGATATTCCAAATGAAGAGAAAAAAGCATTTGCACAAAATCTAAATACAAAAAAAATTGAAGCAACAAGTGCCTTAGAGTCAAAAAAAGAAATTTTAGAAAAAATTGAATTAAATAAAAAACTTGAAGAAGAAAAAATTGATGTATCAAGATTTAATAACAAATTAACTTGTGGTGCTGTTCACCCAGTTGTTGATACTATGGATAAAATTATCTCTTATTTTCAAAATTTAAATTTTGCAGTTGAAGAAGGACCTTTAGTAGAAGATGACTTCCATAACTTTGAAGCTTTAAATCTTCCAAAATATCACCCTGCAAGAGATATGCAAGATACTTTTTACAATAAAGATTATACACTTTTAAGAACGCACACTTCTCCTGTGCAAATTAGAACTATGTTAGCGCAAAAGCCTCCTATTAGGATGATAGCACCAGGAACAGTATTTAGAAGAGATTTCGACCTTACTCACACACCTATGTTCCATCAAATAGAAGGATTAGTAGTAGATAGTTCTGATAAAATCTCATTTTCAAACTTAAAACATGTACTTGAAGAGTTTTTAAAACATATGTTTGGAAATGTTGAAGTTAGATTTAGACCTTCTTTCTTCCCATTTACAGAACCATCAGCTGAAGTTGATATTTCATGTGTATTTTGTAAAGGTGATGGTTGTCGTGTTTGTTCGCATACAGGATGGCTTGAAGTTTTAGGATGTGGAATCGTTGATCAAAATGTATTTAAAGCAGTTGGATATGAAAACATGTCTGGTTATGCCTTTGGATTGGGTGTTGAGCGATTTGCAATGCTAATTCATAATATTGGAGATTTAAGATCTCTATTTGAAAGTGATTTAAGATTATTAGGACAGTTCAAATGA